One Campylobacter massiliensis DNA window includes the following coding sequences:
- a CDS encoding minor capsid protein: MGKFYCLWCGATVKAWNNGLNADQKKRLERELKIGVSLGETTPMLAQRIAQALQKSKRDATSIALTGAGAIVSEIRQAFFEANDDVIKCYKYQATLDTRTSALCRAYDGLTWDKDYKPIGHNFPFRKPRVNTHFNCRSTIIPVTKSWGELDVEGMDSASDRTRSSMNGYVPQDMTFNDWLKTQSLETIEKTLGKGRAELFMQGKITMRDLITQQGRALDLRDIYKKKKLNEYDTRNVKHFDIPRKLAKRINLKTDTIRGSIDYLYEKHPEMFTNKDDLKNQIIDALRNPEFIKEATFKADDVIIGKSIDDKKKKMIDIGININDGVIFHINKKRWDTTIKALKNR; the protein is encoded by the coding sequence GTGGGCAAGTTTTATTGCCTTTGGTGTGGTGCCACCGTCAAAGCTTGGAATAACGGGCTAAATGCCGATCAGAAAAAACGCCTTGAGCGCGAGCTGAAAATAGGCGTGAGCCTAGGTGAAACTACGCCGATGTTAGCCCAAAGGATAGCGCAGGCTTTACAAAAAAGTAAACGCGACGCGACGTCGATAGCATTAACCGGAGCGGGCGCGATAGTAAGCGAAATTCGCCAAGCCTTTTTTGAAGCAAACGATGACGTCATAAAATGCTACAAATATCAAGCCACGCTAGATACTCGCACGTCTGCGTTATGCAGAGCTTACGACGGCCTAACGTGGGATAAAGACTACAAGCCCATCGGGCATAACTTCCCGTTTCGCAAACCGCGCGTAAATACTCATTTTAATTGCCGTAGCACCATAATACCCGTAACCAAAAGCTGGGGCGAGTTGGACGTAGAGGGTATGGATAGCGCAAGCGACCGCACGAGGTCGTCTATGAACGGCTACGTGCCGCAGGATATGACGTTTAATGACTGGCTAAAAACCCAAAGCCTCGAAACGATAGAAAAGACGCTTGGTAAAGGTAGAGCCGAGCTATTTATGCAAGGCAAGATCACTATGCGGGATTTAATAACGCAGCAGGGGCGTGCGCTTGATTTGAGAGATATTTACAAAAAGAAAAAGCTAAACGAATACGACACCAGGAACGTGAAGCATTTTGATATTCCGCGCAAACTAGCTAAAAGGATAAATTTGAAAACGGATACCATACGGGGCAGTATTGATTATTTATATGAAAAACACCCCGAGATGTTTACTAACAAAGATGATTTAAAAAATCAAATCATAGACGCCTTGAGAAATCCTGAATTTATAAAAGAAGCTACATTTAAAGCTGATGACGTAATTATCGGCAAGTCGATAGACGATAAGAAAAAGAAAATGATTGACATCGGCATAAATATAAACGACGGCGTGATTTTTCACATAAACAAGAAGCGTTGGGATACCACAATTAAGGCTTTAAAAAATAGGTAA